In a genomic window of Streptomyces katrae:
- the paaA gene encoding 1,2-phenylacetyl-CoA epoxidase subunit PaaA — MVAVTPETGTSGGVDGGSAGLGAQLRADFDAAVAAEERVEPRDWMPEEYRASLVRQMAQHAHSEIIGMQPEANWITRAPSLRRKAILMAKVQDEAGHGLYLYSAAETLGTSRDELLDKLHSGKQKYSSIFNYPTLTWADVGAIGWLVDGAAITNQVPICRCSYGPYARAMVRICKEESFHQRQGYELLLALSRGTEAQHAMAQDAVNRWWWPSLMMFGPPDDESVHSAQAMAWRIKRHSNDELRQRFVDIAVPQAESLGLTLPDPDIKWNEERGHYDFGAIDWAEFWDVLKGNGPCNEQRISQRRRAHEEGAWVREAATAYAQKHNGTGREVQA; from the coding sequence ATGGTCGCAGTGACTCCGGAGACGGGGACGTCGGGCGGGGTGGACGGAGGGTCCGCCGGCCTGGGCGCGCAGCTGAGGGCGGACTTCGACGCCGCCGTCGCGGCGGAGGAGCGCGTGGAGCCGCGCGACTGGATGCCCGAGGAGTACCGCGCCTCCCTGGTCCGCCAGATGGCGCAGCACGCCCACTCCGAGATCATCGGCATGCAGCCCGAGGCCAACTGGATCACGCGCGCGCCCTCCCTGCGCCGCAAGGCGATCCTGATGGCCAAGGTGCAGGACGAGGCGGGGCACGGGCTGTACCTCTACAGCGCCGCCGAAACCCTCGGCACCAGCCGCGACGAGCTGCTCGACAAGCTCCACTCCGGCAAGCAGAAGTACTCCTCGATCTTCAACTACCCGACCCTGACCTGGGCGGACGTCGGCGCCATCGGCTGGCTCGTGGACGGTGCGGCGATCACCAACCAGGTGCCGATCTGCCGCTGCTCCTACGGCCCCTACGCCCGCGCGATGGTCCGGATCTGCAAGGAGGAGTCCTTCCACCAGCGCCAGGGGTACGAGCTGCTCCTCGCCCTCTCCCGGGGCACCGAGGCCCAGCACGCCATGGCCCAGGACGCGGTGAACCGCTGGTGGTGGCCCTCCCTGATGATGTTCGGCCCGCCGGACGACGAGTCGGTCCACAGCGCGCAGGCGATGGCCTGGCGCATCAAGCGGCACTCCAACGACGAGCTGCGCCAGCGCTTCGTCGACATCGCCGTCCCGCAGGCCGAGTCCCTGGGCCTGACCCTGCCCGACCCGGACATCAAGTGGAACGAGGAGCGCGGGCACTACGACTTCGGCGCCATCGACTGGGCGGAGTTCTGGGACGTGCTCAAGGGCAACGGCCCCTGCAACGAACAGCGCATCAGCCAGCGCCGCAGGGCCCACGAAGAAGGCGCCTGGGTCCGCGAAGCGGCCACGGCGTACGCGCAGAAGCACAACGGCACCGGACGAGAGGTACAGGCATGA
- the paaB gene encoding 1,2-phenylacetyl-CoA epoxidase subunit PaaB, protein MTQNWPLWEVFVRSRRGLSHTHAGSLHAPDAEMALRNARDLYTRRNEGVSIWVVPSAQITASSPDERDPFFAPSADKPYRHPTFYEIPEGVRHL, encoded by the coding sequence ATGACGCAGAACTGGCCCCTGTGGGAGGTGTTCGTGCGCTCGCGCCGCGGCCTCTCGCACACGCACGCGGGCAGCCTGCACGCCCCCGACGCGGAAATGGCCCTGCGCAACGCACGCGACCTCTACACGCGGCGGAACGAGGGCGTCTCCATCTGGGTCGTCCCCTCGGCGCAGATCACGGCCTCCTCGCCGGACGAGCGGGACCCGTTCTTCGCCCCGTCCGCCGACAAGCCCTACCGGCACCCCACCTTCTACGAGATCCCCGAGGGGGTGCGCCACCTGTGA
- the paaC gene encoding 1,2-phenylacetyl-CoA epoxidase subunit PaaC has translation MSADTAVPPAATAAVLALADDALILSHRLGEWAGHAPVLEEEVALANIALDLLGQARVLLSMAGDEDELAFLREERAFRNVQLVEQPNGDFAHTIARQLYFSLYQHELYAELAAGDGPFAPLAAKAVKETAYHRDHAEQWTLRLGDGTEESRRRMRAALDGLWKYTGEMFRPVDGLDVDPAALEARWLAALGGVLEQAGLDLPEGPRTGAWAAGAGREGLHTEPFGRLLAEMQHLHRSHPGASW, from the coding sequence GTGAGCGCCGACACCGCCGTCCCGCCCGCTGCCACGGCCGCCGTCCTCGCCCTCGCGGACGACGCGCTGATCCTCTCCCACCGCCTCGGCGAATGGGCGGGCCACGCCCCGGTCCTGGAGGAGGAGGTCGCCCTCGCGAACATCGCGCTCGACCTGCTCGGCCAGGCCCGTGTCCTGCTGTCCATGGCGGGCGACGAGGACGAGCTGGCCTTCCTGCGCGAGGAGCGCGCCTTCCGCAACGTCCAGTTGGTCGAGCAGCCCAACGGGGACTTCGCCCACACCATCGCCCGCCAGCTGTACTTCTCCCTCTACCAGCACGAGCTGTACGCGGAACTGGCCGCCGGCGACGGCCCGTTCGCCCCGCTGGCCGCCAAGGCGGTCAAGGAGACGGCCTACCACCGCGACCACGCCGAGCAGTGGACGCTGCGGCTCGGTGACGGCACCGAGGAGAGCCGCCGGCGGATGCGCGCGGCCCTGGACGGGCTGTGGAAGTACACCGGGGAGATGTTCCGGCCGGTCGACGGCCTGGACGTGGACCCGGCCGCCCTGGAGGCCCGCTGGCTGGCCGCGCTGGGCGGCGTACTGGAGCAGGCCGGCCTGGACCTGCCCGAGGGCCCGCGGACGGGCGCCTGGGCCGCCGGAGCCGGCCGCGAGGGCCTGCACACCGAGCCGTTCGGGCGGCTCCTGGCGGAGATGCAGCACCTGCACCGCAGCCACCCCGGGGCGTCGTGGTGA
- the paaD gene encoding 1,2-phenylacetyl-CoA epoxidase subunit PaaD translates to MVTAAAGTTRLEAELAELAGTVPDPELPVLTLAELGVLRGVRMHDDGHAEVLLTPTYTGCPAIEAMSADIERLLTGHGIPDVRVTTVLSPAWSTDDISAEGRRKLAEFGIAPPRPHAAGGPVPLTLSVRCPNCGSTDTELLSRFSSTACKALRRCVACREPFDHFKEL, encoded by the coding sequence GTGGTGACCGCCGCGGCCGGGACCACCCGTCTGGAGGCGGAGCTGGCCGAGCTGGCCGGCACCGTCCCCGACCCGGAGCTGCCCGTGCTGACCCTCGCCGAGCTGGGCGTCCTGCGCGGCGTGCGGATGCATGACGACGGACACGCCGAGGTGCTCCTGACCCCCACGTACACGGGCTGTCCCGCCATCGAGGCCATGTCCGCCGACATCGAGCGGCTCCTGACCGGCCACGGCATACCCGACGTGCGGGTCACCACGGTGCTGTCCCCCGCCTGGTCCACCGACGACATCAGCGCCGAAGGCCGCCGCAAGCTCGCCGAGTTCGGCATCGCCCCGCCCCGCCCGCACGCCGCGGGCGGACCGGTCCCGCTCACCCTGTCGGTGCGCTGCCCGAACTGCGGCTCGACCGACACCGAGCTGCTCAGCCGTTTCTCCTCCACCGCCTGCAAGGCGCTGCGCCGGTGCGTCGCCTGCCGCGAACCGTTCGACCACTTCAAGGAGCTGTAG
- a CDS encoding 2Fe-2S iron-sulfur cluster-binding protein, whose protein sequence is MAAPRHGAFHPLTVAAVDRLTDDSVALTLSVPEALRAEYRHAPGQHLTLRRRPAEGAEVRRTYSICSPAPAADGPGPAELRVGVRLVEGGEFSTFAHKEIAAGDVLDVMVPAGRFVLDPAAAPASPHYAAIVGGSGITPVLSIAATLLAARPDARFCLVRSDRTAASTMFLEEVADLKDRHPDRFQLVTVLSREEQEAGLPSGRLDEARLTALLPALLPVGEVTGWFLCGPYGLVTGAERALAALGVAHTRVHEEIFHVEDTAPQDPVRSSAPVAAHGRVTARLDGRSGTWAVQDGESLLDAVLRGRADAPYACKGGVCGTCRAFVVSGEVRMDRNFALEEEETEAGFVLACQSHPVTEEVEIDFDR, encoded by the coding sequence ATGGCCGCACCCCGCCACGGCGCGTTCCACCCCCTGACGGTGGCGGCGGTCGACCGGCTCACCGACGACTCGGTGGCGCTGACCCTGTCGGTGCCCGAAGCGCTGCGCGCCGAGTACCGGCACGCCCCCGGCCAGCACCTCACGCTCCGCCGCAGGCCCGCCGAGGGCGCGGAGGTCCGCCGGACCTACTCCATCTGCTCCCCCGCCCCGGCCGCCGACGGCCCGGGCCCGGCCGAGCTCCGGGTCGGGGTGCGGCTGGTGGAGGGCGGCGAGTTCTCCACCTTCGCCCACAAGGAGATCGCCGCCGGGGACGTGCTGGACGTGATGGTCCCGGCCGGCCGGTTCGTGCTGGACCCCGCGGCGGCCCCGGCGTCGCCGCACTACGCGGCGATCGTCGGCGGCAGCGGCATCACCCCGGTGCTGTCGATCGCGGCCACGCTGCTGGCGGCCCGCCCCGACGCCCGGTTCTGCCTGGTGCGCAGCGACCGTACGGCGGCCTCCACGATGTTCCTGGAGGAGGTCGCCGACCTCAAGGACCGTCATCCCGACCGTTTCCAGCTGGTGACCGTCCTCTCCCGCGAGGAGCAGGAGGCCGGCCTGCCGTCCGGGCGGCTCGACGAGGCCCGTCTGACGGCCCTGCTGCCCGCACTGCTGCCGGTCGGGGAGGTCACGGGCTGGTTCCTGTGCGGCCCGTACGGGCTGGTGACCGGTGCGGAGCGGGCCCTGGCCGCCCTCGGCGTCGCCCACACCCGGGTGCACGAGGAGATCTTCCATGTCGAGGACACCGCCCCGCAGGACCCCGTGCGGTCCTCGGCTCCGGTCGCGGCCCACGGCCGGGTCACGGCCCGCCTCGACGGCCGCTCGGGCACCTGGGCCGTGCAGGACGGGGAGTCCCTGCTGGACGCCGTGCTGCGGGGCCGCGCGGACGCCCCATACGCCTGCAAGGGCGGGGTCTGCGGCACCTGCCGGGCGTTCGTGGTCTCGGGCGAGGTGCGGATGGACCGCAACTTCGCGCTGGAGGAGGAGGAGACGGAGGCCGGATTCGTGCTGGCCTGCCAGTCCCACCCCGTGACGGAGGAAGTGGAGATCGACTTCGACCGCTGA
- a CDS encoding acyl-CoA dehydrogenase family protein → MDFTFTEEQQAAVEAAKAVFADVAPDGVPSPALTPGAVAEEFDRPLWATLAGSDLLSLVLAEEHGGAGLDTIALCLVLREAARVLARVPLLEHCATAMAVQAHGSPELTAAVLPGAGRGTLVLTVAAQGRTGHDPAELAVAAHREGTAWTLDGVQTAVPWAHSSDWIAVPAHAGDGEAVLALLPRTAGGLTLADQYSTSGEKFAELTLDRVRVPATHVIDAPGAWERLRQVLATGTCALALGLGEAVLAMTSGYTSKREQFGFPVATFQAVAVQAADRYIDLRAMEVTLWQAAWRLDAATGTAGGPLPASGDVAVAKIWASEGVRRVVQTAQHLHGGFGADTDYPLHRYHAWAKQLELQLGPAAAHEEALGDLLAAHPLG, encoded by the coding sequence GTGGACTTCACCTTCACCGAGGAACAGCAGGCGGCCGTCGAGGCGGCGAAGGCCGTGTTCGCCGACGTCGCCCCCGACGGCGTGCCCAGCCCCGCGCTCACGCCGGGAGCCGTCGCGGAGGAGTTCGACCGGCCCCTGTGGGCCACCCTCGCCGGCTCCGACCTGCTGAGCCTCGTCCTCGCCGAGGAGCACGGCGGGGCCGGCCTCGACACCATCGCGCTGTGCCTGGTGCTGCGCGAGGCGGCCCGGGTACTGGCCCGGGTCCCGCTGCTGGAGCACTGCGCCACCGCCATGGCCGTCCAGGCCCACGGAAGCCCCGAGCTGACCGCCGCCGTGCTGCCCGGCGCCGGGCGCGGCACGCTCGTCCTCACCGTGGCCGCACAGGGCCGCACCGGCCACGACCCCGCCGAACTCGCCGTCGCCGCGCACCGCGAGGGCACGGCCTGGACCCTGGACGGGGTACAGACGGCCGTCCCCTGGGCGCACAGCAGCGACTGGATCGCCGTACCCGCGCACGCCGGCGACGGCGAGGCCGTCCTCGCGCTGCTCCCGCGCACCGCCGGAGGACTCACCCTCGCCGACCAGTACTCCACCAGCGGGGAGAAGTTCGCCGAACTCACCCTGGACCGGGTCCGGGTGCCCGCCACCCACGTGATCGACGCCCCCGGCGCCTGGGAGCGGCTGCGCCAGGTCCTGGCCACCGGCACCTGCGCCCTCGCGCTCGGCCTCGGCGAGGCCGTCCTGGCCATGACCAGCGGCTACACCAGCAAGCGGGAGCAGTTCGGCTTCCCCGTGGCCACCTTCCAGGCCGTCGCGGTCCAGGCCGCCGACCGCTACATCGACCTGCGCGCCATGGAGGTCACCCTCTGGCAGGCGGCCTGGCGCCTCGACGCCGCGACCGGCACGGCGGGCGGCCCGCTGCCCGCCTCCGGGGACGTGGCCGTCGCCAAGATCTGGGCCTCCGAGGGCGTGCGCCGGGTCGTGCAGACCGCCCAGCACCTGCACGGCGGCTTCGGCGCCGACACGGACTACCCGCTGCACCGCTACCACGCCTGGGCCAAGCAGCTGGAACTCCAGCTCGGCCCGGCCGCCGCCCACGAGGAGGCCCTGGGCGACCTGCTGGCCGCCCACCCCCTCGGCTGA
- a CDS encoding rhodanese-like domain-containing protein, giving the protein MNFGPLPSVEAAAVPAEGLVLDVRESDEWAAGHVEGALHVPMSDFVARFGEVTEAVADGRTAYVMCRVGGRSAQVTQYLVGQGIDAVNVTGGMQAWEGAGRPMVTDNGNPAFVL; this is encoded by the coding sequence ATGAACTTCGGACCGCTCCCCTCGGTGGAGGCCGCGGCGGTACCCGCCGAAGGCCTCGTTCTGGACGTCCGCGAGAGCGACGAATGGGCGGCCGGTCATGTCGAGGGCGCACTGCACGTCCCGATGAGCGACTTCGTCGCGCGCTTCGGTGAGGTGACGGAGGCGGTCGCGGACGGCCGCACCGCGTACGTGATGTGCCGGGTGGGCGGGCGCAGCGCCCAGGTCACCCAGTACCTGGTGGGCCAGGGCATCGACGCCGTCAACGTGACCGGCGGGATGCAGGCCTGGGAGGGCGCCGGGCGCCCGATGGTGACGGACAACGGGAACCCGGCCTTCGTCCTCTAG
- a CDS encoding J domain-containing protein — protein sequence MSEQSGQTAPEEPGVVGAERPEARLERAVRAAEQALIEFEIAVETFRVEVENFSRLHHQKLGPMYARLDELDALIAEAKAARSGDAEDLRRAREARSLVMPMPGVDELFHDWLGSEGISDDAAAMLTERPVRPPERVRPSEEVRRLYRELVRRAHPDLAQDEAERTRRDAFIARVNAAYGRGEEQLLRELAEEWDAGPVPQAAAPSESEELYARLEWLSQRKELLSMVAKELEDSAIGAMLRMAPDDPDRLLEEIAEQLLAEVSEREAELAALATP from the coding sequence GTGAGCGAGCAGAGCGGACAGACCGCCCCCGAAGAGCCCGGCGTCGTTGGCGCCGAGCGGCCCGAGGCGCGCCTGGAGCGTGCCGTGCGGGCCGCCGAGCAGGCACTGATCGAGTTCGAGATCGCGGTGGAGACCTTCCGGGTGGAGGTCGAGAACTTCTCCCGGCTGCACCACCAGAAGCTCGGACCGATGTACGCGCGGCTCGACGAGCTGGACGCGCTGATCGCGGAGGCGAAGGCCGCCCGCAGCGGTGATGCCGAGGACCTGCGCCGGGCCCGGGAGGCCCGTTCGCTGGTCATGCCGATGCCCGGGGTGGACGAGCTGTTCCACGACTGGCTGGGCTCGGAGGGGATCTCCGACGATGCGGCCGCCATGCTCACCGAGCGGCCGGTGCGCCCGCCGGAGCGGGTGCGGCCCTCGGAGGAGGTCCGCCGGCTCTACCGGGAGCTGGTCCGCCGGGCCCACCCGGACCTCGCCCAGGACGAGGCCGAGCGGACGCGGCGCGACGCGTTCATCGCGCGGGTCAACGCCGCCTACGGGCGCGGTGAGGAGCAGCTGCTGCGCGAGCTGGCCGAGGAGTGGGACGCCGGTCCGGTGCCGCAGGCCGCGGCGCCGAGCGAGAGCGAGGAGCTCTACGCCCGGCTGGAGTGGCTGTCGCAGCGCAAGGAGCTGCTGTCGATGGTGGCCAAGGAGCTGGAGGACAGCGCGATCGGCGCGATGCTGCGGATGGCACCCGACGACCCGGACCGGCTGCTGGAGGAGATCGCCGAGCAGCTGCTGGCCGAGGTCTCCGAGCGCGAGGCCGAACTGGCGGCTCTGGCGACCCCGTGA
- a CDS encoding DUF2252 domain-containing protein has translation MVTASGQYAVDAAAAAGAARAGGRIPRVPGFAPRAVTGSPKEAGRALRLRVPRAAHASFDMPADRPDAVRAVEESNVGRVAELTPIRVGRMAANPFAFLRGSAGLMAHDLSGGPVTGVGAQICGDAHAANFGLYGDARGRLVIDLNDFDETVFGPWEWDVKRLATSLVLAGRVAGADEDTCRAAAQDAVGAYRRTMRLLAKLPALDAWNAIADEELVSHTDARDLLGTLERVSQKARNNTSARFAAKSTEAGEDGGRRFVDALPVLRRVGDSEAAAVAASLGPYLTTLSGDRLPLLARYSIHDVAFRVVGTGSVGTRSYVVLLLDHRGEPLVLQVKEARPSVLLPHLPALGFHSPAEEHEGRRVVAGQKRMQVVSDILLGWTTVEGRPYQVRQFRNRKGSVDPAALTPEQIDDYGRMTGALLARAHAHSADPRLLAGYCGKNEELDEAVAAFAVAYADRSEADHADLVAAVRSGRIAAEFGV, from the coding sequence ATGGTGACGGCATCGGGACAGTACGCGGTGGACGCGGCGGCGGCCGCCGGCGCGGCACGGGCCGGCGGGCGGATCCCGCGCGTCCCGGGCTTCGCGCCGAGGGCCGTGACGGGCTCCCCCAAGGAGGCCGGCAGGGCGCTGCGGCTGCGCGTACCGCGCGCCGCCCACGCCTCCTTCGACATGCCCGCCGACCGCCCGGACGCCGTGCGCGCCGTGGAGGAGTCCAACGTCGGCCGGGTCGCCGAGCTGACCCCGATACGCGTCGGCCGGATGGCCGCCAATCCCTTCGCCTTCCTGCGCGGATCCGCCGGGCTGATGGCGCACGACCTGTCCGGCGGTCCGGTGACCGGGGTGGGAGCGCAGATCTGCGGCGACGCGCACGCGGCCAACTTCGGCCTCTACGGGGATGCGCGCGGCCGGCTTGTGATCGACCTGAACGACTTCGACGAGACCGTCTTCGGCCCGTGGGAGTGGGACGTGAAGCGCCTCGCAACCTCGCTGGTGCTGGCCGGGCGCGTGGCGGGAGCCGACGAGGACACCTGCCGGGCGGCGGCGCAGGACGCCGTGGGCGCCTACCGGCGCACCATGCGGCTGCTGGCCAAGCTGCCCGCGCTCGACGCGTGGAACGCCATCGCCGACGAGGAGCTCGTCTCCCACACCGACGCCCGCGACCTGCTGGGCACCCTGGAGCGGGTCTCGCAGAAGGCCCGCAACAACACCTCGGCCCGGTTCGCCGCCAAGTCCACCGAGGCCGGTGAGGACGGCGGCCGCCGTTTCGTGGACGCGCTGCCCGTGCTGCGCCGGGTCGGCGACTCGGAGGCGGCCGCCGTGGCCGCCTCGCTGGGCCCGTACCTGACCACCCTCTCGGGGGACCGGCTGCCGCTCCTGGCCCGCTACTCGATCCACGACGTGGCCTTCCGCGTCGTCGGCACCGGCAGCGTGGGCACCCGCTCGTACGTGGTGCTGCTGCTGGACCACCGGGGCGAGCCGCTGGTGCTCCAGGTCAAGGAGGCCCGCCCCTCCGTGCTGCTGCCGCACCTGCCCGCGCTGGGCTTCCACTCCCCGGCGGAGGAGCACGAGGGCCGCCGGGTGGTGGCCGGGCAGAAGCGGATGCAGGTGGTCTCCGACATCCTGCTGGGCTGGACCACCGTCGAGGGGCGCCCGTACCAGGTCCGCCAGTTCCGCAACCGCAAGGGCAGCGTGGACCCGGCGGCGCTGACCCCCGAGCAGATCGACGACTACGGCCGGATGACCGGCGCCCTGCTGGCCCGGGCGCACGCCCACAGCGCCGATCCGCGGCTGCTGGCCGGCTACTGCGGCAAGAACGAGGAGCTGGACGAGGCGGTGGCGGCCTTCGCCGTGGCCTACGCCGACCGCAGCGAGGCCGATCACGCGGACCTGGTGGCGGCGGTGCGCTCGGGCCGGATCGCGGCCGAGTTCGGGGTCTGA
- a CDS encoding response regulator, which yields MTAKVIRVVIADDEPLIRAGIRMILTSAPDIEVVAEGANGREAVELARSHAPDVVLLDIQMPVMDGLTALGELGRAVPGARALILTTFGEKENVLRALGQGSAGFLLKDSAPAELIGAVRAAAAGDAYLSPAATRHVVDQLATGRAPGRGEEARRRVDALSERERGVLALLGEGLSNADAGRRLHMSEATVKTYVSRILAKLECENRVQAALLARDAGL from the coding sequence GTGACAGCCAAGGTGATCCGAGTGGTGATCGCTGACGACGAGCCGCTGATCCGGGCCGGGATCAGGATGATCCTGACCTCGGCGCCGGACATCGAGGTCGTCGCGGAGGGGGCCAACGGCCGGGAGGCGGTCGAACTGGCCCGCTCCCACGCCCCGGACGTGGTGCTGCTGGACATCCAGATGCCCGTGATGGACGGGCTGACCGCGCTGGGCGAGCTGGGCCGGGCGGTGCCGGGGGCGCGGGCACTGATCCTGACCACCTTCGGGGAGAAGGAGAACGTCCTGCGCGCGCTGGGCCAGGGCAGCGCGGGCTTCCTGCTGAAGGACTCGGCGCCCGCCGAGCTGATCGGCGCCGTCCGGGCGGCCGCCGCCGGGGACGCCTACCTGTCCCCCGCCGCGACCCGGCACGTGGTGGACCAGCTGGCCACCGGGCGGGCCCCGGGCCGAGGCGAGGAGGCCCGGCGCCGGGTGGACGCGCTGAGCGAGCGGGAGCGCGGGGTGCTCGCGCTGCTCGGCGAGGGGCTGTCCAACGCGGACGCCGGCCGCCGGCTCCACATGAGCGAGGCGACGGTGAAGACGTACGTGAGCCGGATCCTCGCGAAGCTGGAGTGCGAGAACCGGGTGCAGGCGGCGCTGCTGGCCCGGGACGCGGGTTTGTAG
- a CDS encoding sensor histidine kinase, giving the protein MDAEARVRAGRDWLKGPEPWSPRMLAGDLTIAGVLALLGLGIDELSHTSGLKTGLGVVAVVALVLLRRRLPAATLVLGAAASAFLPAVFLVTVVLGWSAGRRIVGFGRALGAFVLAFLASVGLTLVDQWAQMRPLLTVVFTTLLFLAATVMPGLASRYWHQRRTLLSALQERNDRLVRERTMVAGQARLRERQRIAQDMHDSLGHQLALISVHTGALEVDPSLTDRQREAVGVLRQASVAAMHELREVVGILRDGVEAPAPVEEAQPAARGVAGIAGIVEAARAAGTDVRLATTGRPRPLVAACDHAAYRIVQEALTNAYKHAPGSAIVVELRYEDDSLVVEIANGAAADRGSGEVVSGGQGLTGLRERARLVGGMVHAGATEDGGFRVAGVLPYGTEPAGLVEDEVADDFGQRSQARAFAVHPAAPPMDWAALDRELVPVRSRAGGVATGCGIAVAALVLLAIVLGAGMVLLLGSVNKAMISRSDYDAVHVGESGQEVRERLPDGDSVLTSGLERKGPPRPAGADCFALLSTEDSRMTTDTVFRFCFRDGKLVEKQVYEVEQ; this is encoded by the coding sequence GTGGATGCCGAGGCGAGGGTACGGGCGGGCCGGGACTGGCTGAAGGGGCCGGAGCCCTGGTCCCCGCGCATGCTGGCGGGGGACCTGACGATCGCCGGGGTGCTGGCCCTGCTGGGGCTCGGCATCGACGAACTGAGCCACACCTCCGGCCTGAAAACGGGCCTCGGGGTCGTGGCCGTGGTGGCGCTGGTGCTGCTGCGCAGGCGGCTGCCGGCGGCCACGCTGGTGCTGGGCGCTGCCGCGAGCGCGTTCCTGCCGGCCGTGTTCCTCGTGACGGTCGTGCTGGGCTGGTCCGCGGGACGGCGGATCGTCGGCTTCGGCCGGGCGCTCGGCGCGTTCGTACTGGCCTTCCTCGCGTCGGTCGGCCTCACGCTGGTCGACCAGTGGGCGCAGATGCGGCCCCTGCTGACGGTCGTGTTCACCACCCTGCTGTTCCTGGCCGCCACCGTCATGCCCGGTCTGGCCAGCCGGTACTGGCACCAGCGCCGGACCCTGCTGAGCGCCCTCCAGGAGCGCAACGACCGGCTGGTGCGGGAGCGGACCATGGTCGCCGGGCAGGCCCGGCTGCGGGAACGGCAGCGGATCGCCCAGGACATGCACGACAGCCTGGGCCACCAGCTGGCGCTGATCTCGGTGCACACCGGGGCGCTGGAGGTCGACCCCTCGCTCACCGACCGCCAGCGCGAGGCGGTCGGGGTGCTGCGGCAGGCCTCGGTGGCGGCGATGCACGAGCTGCGGGAGGTCGTGGGGATCCTGCGCGACGGGGTGGAGGCACCGGCCCCCGTGGAGGAAGCGCAGCCGGCCGCGCGGGGGGTCGCCGGGATCGCGGGCATCGTGGAGGCGGCCCGGGCCGCCGGGACCGACGTACGGCTCGCCACGACGGGGCGGCCCCGGCCGCTGGTGGCGGCCTGCGACCACGCGGCGTACCGGATCGTGCAGGAGGCGCTGACCAACGCCTACAAGCACGCGCCGGGGTCGGCGATCGTCGTGGAACTGCGCTACGAGGACGATTCGCTGGTGGTGGAGATCGCCAACGGGGCGGCGGCCGACCGGGGTTCCGGCGAGGTGGTCTCCGGCGGACAGGGGCTGACGGGGCTGCGCGAGCGGGCCCGCCTGGTCGGCGGCATGGTGCACGCGGGAGCCACCGAGGACGGCGGGTTCCGGGTGGCGGGCGTGCTCCCGTACGGGACGGAGCCGGCCGGGCTCGTCGAGGACGAGGTCGCCGACGACTTCGGGCAGCGGTCGCAGGCGCGGGCCTTCGCGGTGCACCCGGCGGCCCCGCCGATGGACTGGGCGGCGCTGGACCGCGAGCTGGTGCCCGTCCGCAGCCGGGCCGGGGGCGTCGCGACGGGCTGCGGGATCGCCGTCGCCGCGCTGGTGCTGCTGGCCATCGTGCTGGGCGCCGGGATGGTCCTGCTGCTGGGCTCCGTGAACAAGGCGATGATCAGCCGGAGCGACTACGACGCCGTGCACGTGGGAGAGTCCGGGCAGGAGGTCCGGGAACGGCTGCCGGACGGGGACAGCGTCCTGACGTCGGGGTTGGAGCGCAAGGGCCCGCCGAGGCCGGCGGGGGCGGACTGTTTCGCCCTGCTGTCCACGGAGGACTCCAGGATGACGACCGACACGGTTTTCCGGTTCTGTTTCCGGGACGGCAAGCTCGTCGAGAAGCAGGTGTACGAGGTCGAGCAGTAG
- a CDS encoding FhaA domain-containing protein, with amino-acid sequence MGVLKRFEQRLEGLVNGTFAKVFKSEVQPVEIAGALQRECDNNATIWNRERTVVPNDFIVELSTGDYERLSPYSGQLGDELAGLVRDYAKQQRYSFMGPIKVHLEKAEDLDTGLYRVRSRTLASSASQDPSQAPQGQQGGYGYPPAGVPPMPPGPPAGAPGGRPGGPPTSSGAPGTMRRWIEINGTRHQISRPTLVLGRSTEADVRIDDPGVSRRHCEIRTGTPPTIQDLGSTNGIVVDGQHTTRATLRDGSRIVVGSTTIIYRQAEG; translated from the coding sequence ATGGGAGTCCTGAAGCGGTTCGAGCAGCGTCTCGAAGGTCTGGTGAACGGCACCTTCGCCAAGGTGTTCAAGTCCGAGGTCCAGCCGGTGGAGATCGCCGGCGCCCTCCAGCGGGAGTGCGACAACAACGCCACCATCTGGAACCGCGAGCGGACCGTCGTACCCAATGACTTCATCGTGGAGCTGAGCACCGGCGACTACGAGCGCCTGAGCCCCTACTCCGGGCAGCTCGGCGACGAGCTCGCCGGCCTCGTCCGCGACTACGCCAAGCAGCAGCGCTACAGCTTCATGGGCCCCATCAAGGTCCACCTGGAGAAGGCGGAGGACCTGGACACGGGCCTCTACCGGGTCCGCAGCCGCACCCTGGCCTCCAGCGCCTCCCAGGACCCCTCCCAGGCCCCGCAGGGCCAGCAGGGCGGCTACGGCTACCCGCCGGCCGGCGTCCCTCCCATGCCCCCGGGTCCGCCCGCGGGCGCACCCGGCGGCCGCCCCGGCGGCCCCCCCACGTCTTCCGGCGCCCCGGGCACCATGCGCCGCTGGATCGAGATCAACGGCACCCGCCACCAGATCTCGCGTCCCACGCTCGTACTCGGCCGCAGCACCGAGGCCGATGTGCGGATCGACGACCCCGGCGTATCCCGCCGGCACTGTGAGATCCGGACCGGAACACCCCCGACGATCCAGGATCTCGGGTCCACCAACGGCATCGTGGTGGACGGGCAGCACACCACCCGCGCTACGCTCCGCGACGGCTCGCGGATCGTCGTGGGCAGCACCACCATCATTTACCGGCAAGCCGAAGGGTGA